A DNA window from Streptomyces asoensis contains the following coding sequences:
- a CDS encoding ABC transporter substrate-binding protein → MSAMSNSNWSRRSLFRAAAGMAAAGSLAACGGNNGRGGGAGSGVALTQYFHAYGEAGTEQAIRKYAKAYDKAAVSTQWITSADFESKLFATLLTKNAPDLFEFHPQIQMVKSGQVADLTDIIEPVRNDFNPADITSHTVDGKIYGVRMIDDPQFFFYRKSMLEKAKVEVPTTLDELAEAAAKLTTGKVKGLYMGDDLHSVINPMIWSAGADTLDAKNQIAYHTPAVIEGIKKMRKLFTSGHLLLGAPTASWDPSSLNQGLCAIQFCGMWAMPSIQKALGDDWGVFPFPKTVDSGKPSVYNGGWSMFVNAKGKNVEAAKAYVKWLWIDQKKYQEEWATSFGFHIPPRTSIAQTATKLKSGNAAEGVRLFNEFGHFDNIGWTQAMITSLEDVFANAVRKDMDPEAALDKADTAVERELKKLFG, encoded by the coding sequence ATGTCGGCAATGAGCAACAGCAACTGGTCCCGCAGGTCCCTCTTCCGGGCCGCCGCCGGCATGGCCGCCGCCGGCTCGCTCGCCGCGTGCGGGGGAAACAACGGGCGCGGTGGCGGGGCCGGTTCGGGCGTCGCCCTGACGCAGTACTTCCACGCGTACGGCGAGGCGGGCACCGAACAGGCCATCAGGAAGTACGCGAAGGCCTACGACAAGGCCGCCGTGAGCACGCAGTGGATCACCAGCGCCGACTTCGAGAGCAAGCTGTTCGCCACGCTGCTCACCAAGAACGCGCCCGACCTCTTCGAGTTCCACCCGCAGATCCAGATGGTCAAGAGCGGCCAGGTGGCGGACCTGACGGACATCATCGAGCCGGTCAGGAACGACTTCAATCCGGCCGACATCACGTCGCACACGGTCGACGGGAAGATCTACGGCGTCCGCATGATCGACGACCCGCAGTTCTTCTTCTACCGCAAGTCGATGCTGGAGAAGGCCAAGGTCGAGGTGCCGACCACGCTCGACGAACTGGCGGAGGCCGCCGCCAAGCTCACCACCGGCAAGGTCAAGGGCCTGTACATGGGCGACGACCTGCACAGCGTCATCAACCCGATGATCTGGTCCGCGGGCGCGGACACCCTCGACGCGAAGAACCAGATCGCGTACCACACCCCCGCCGTCATCGAGGGCATCAAGAAGATGCGCAAGCTGTTCACCAGCGGCCATCTGCTGCTCGGGGCGCCGACCGCCTCCTGGGACCCCTCCTCGCTCAACCAGGGCCTGTGCGCCATCCAGTTCTGCGGTATGTGGGCGATGCCGTCCATCCAGAAGGCACTCGGCGACGACTGGGGCGTCTTCCCCTTCCCGAAGACCGTCGACTCGGGCAAGCCGTCGGTCTACAACGGCGGTTGGTCGATGTTCGTGAACGCCAAGGGCAAGAACGTCGAGGCGGCCAAGGCGTACGTCAAGTGGCTGTGGATCGACCAGAAGAAGTACCAGGAGGAGTGGGCCACCTCCTTCGGCTTCCACATCCCGCCGCGCACCTCGATCGCGCAGACGGCCACCAAGCTCAAGTCGGGCAACGCCGCCGAAGGAGTCCGGCTCTTCAACGAGTTCGGGCACTTCGACAACATCGGCTGGACCCAGGCCATGATCACCTCGCTCGAGGACGTCTTCGCCAACGCCGTCCGCAAGGACATGGACCCGGAGGCCGCGCTCGACAAGGCCGACACGGCCGTCGAGCGCGAACTGAAGAAGCTGTTCGGATAG
- a CDS encoding carbohydrate ABC transporter permease, whose product MSTTSTRGLARPAPAKAAPARPRRGLRGSPTFNFWLFCGPFLVGLAIFVYAPILWSLWLSFFEARFTVTPDKFVGFENYTYMLTNDDFVGSLGTFTAFAAFIVPTTWALSLGLALLVNRLRFMRAFFRSVFFLPTACSYVAASLIWKMSIFSGVRFGLMNTVLGWFGIENIAWLVDPDPPWYWLVIVTARLWLQSGFYMILFLAALQNIPGELYEAAAIDGAKPGWQTFRHITLPQLRATSTAVILLLLIAAYQAFDEFYNLLSKTTWGRPPLVELYYKALGESQDYGAGSAGAVILTVLICAVTLLQGKFLGFGRGEEAK is encoded by the coding sequence ATGTCGACGACCAGCACGCGCGGCCTCGCGCGCCCCGCCCCGGCGAAGGCCGCACCGGCCAGGCCGCGGCGGGGACTGCGGGGCAGCCCCACGTTCAACTTCTGGCTCTTCTGCGGGCCCTTCCTCGTCGGTCTGGCGATCTTCGTCTACGCGCCGATCCTGTGGAGTCTGTGGCTGAGCTTCTTCGAGGCCCGCTTCACCGTCACCCCCGACAAGTTCGTCGGCTTCGAGAACTACACCTACATGCTGACGAACGACGACTTCGTCGGCTCGCTCGGCACCTTCACCGCCTTCGCCGCGTTCATCGTGCCCACCACCTGGGCCCTCTCCCTGGGCCTGGCCCTGCTGGTGAACCGGCTGCGCTTCATGCGGGCGTTCTTCCGCTCGGTCTTCTTCCTGCCGACCGCGTGCAGTTACGTGGCCGCCTCGCTGATCTGGAAGATGTCCATCTTCAGCGGGGTCCGCTTCGGCCTGATGAACACGGTCCTCGGCTGGTTCGGGATCGAGAACATCGCCTGGCTCGTCGACCCCGACCCGCCGTGGTACTGGCTCGTCATCGTCACGGCACGGCTGTGGCTCCAGTCCGGCTTCTACATGATCCTCTTCCTGGCCGCGCTCCAGAACATCCCGGGTGAGCTGTACGAGGCCGCCGCCATCGACGGCGCCAAGCCCGGCTGGCAGACGTTCCGCCACATCACCCTGCCCCAGCTGCGCGCCACGTCCACCGCGGTGATCCTGCTGCTGCTGATCGCCGCGTACCAGGCCTTCGACGAGTTCTACAACCTCCTGTCGAAGACCACATGGGGCCGCCCGCCCCTCGTCGAGCTGTACTACAAGGCCCTGGGCGAGAGCCAGGACTACGGCGCCGGCAGCGCGGGCGCGGTCATCCTGACCGTGCTGATCTGCGCCGTGACCCTGCTCCAGGGCAAGTTCCTGGGCTTCGGCAGGGGGGAGGAGGCGAAGTGA
- a CDS encoding carbohydrate ABC transporter permease produces the protein MTTTTPEVREPAKPAERARRDRRGGGVMSSTGLYVATGIAGFFFLVPFYLLVRNALSTDTDITGENWKFFPTDIQWGNIGELFTDETVPFARSLWNSAVVATLHTAGVLLVCSLAGYALARIPYKHANKVFYAVLGTLMVPTAVTFVPSFVLVSSLGWVDTYRGLIIPGLFSGFTCFLFRQYFLGFPRELEEAARVDGLGYWGAYWRIVVPNSLNFFAAMATITFINGWNSFLWPLVIGQDPGSWTVQVALSNYMTNQTVIFHLIFMATAMSILPLVFVFLFLQRWLVQGIAQTGIKG, from the coding sequence GTGACCACCACGACGCCCGAGGTGCGCGAACCGGCGAAGCCCGCGGAGCGGGCCCGCCGCGACCGGCGCGGCGGTGGCGTGATGAGCTCCACCGGGCTCTACGTCGCCACCGGGATCGCCGGCTTCTTCTTCCTGGTCCCCTTCTACCTGCTGGTCCGCAACGCCCTGTCCACGGACACCGACATCACCGGTGAGAACTGGAAGTTCTTCCCCACGGACATCCAGTGGGGCAACATCGGTGAACTGTTCACCGACGAGACGGTGCCCTTCGCCCGCTCCCTGTGGAACTCGGCGGTCGTGGCCACCCTCCACACCGCCGGTGTCCTGCTGGTGTGCTCCCTCGCGGGCTACGCGCTCGCCCGCATCCCGTACAAGCACGCCAACAAGGTCTTCTACGCCGTCCTGGGCACCCTCATGGTCCCCACGGCGGTCACCTTCGTGCCGAGCTTCGTGCTGGTCTCCTCGCTCGGCTGGGTGGACACCTACCGGGGTCTGATCATCCCGGGCCTGTTCAGCGGTTTCACCTGCTTCCTGTTCCGGCAGTACTTCCTGGGATTCCCGCGGGAGCTGGAGGAGGCGGCGCGGGTGGACGGACTCGGCTACTGGGGTGCGTACTGGCGCATCGTGGTGCCCAACTCGCTGAACTTCTTCGCGGCGATGGCGACCATCACCTTCATCAACGGCTGGAACTCGTTCCTGTGGCCGCTGGTCATCGGCCAGGACCCGGGTTCGTGGACCGTCCAGGTCGCGCTCTCCAACTACATGACCAACCAGACGGTGATCTTCCATCTGATCTTCATGGCCACGGCCATGTCCATCCTGCCCCTGGTGTTCGTCTTCCTCTTCCTCCAGCGCTGGCTGGTGCAGGGGATCGCGCAGACCGGCATCAAGGGCTGA
- a CDS encoding glycoside hydrolase family 2 TIM barrel-domain containing protein codes for MSFRTTTDVAYVEDVSPGSGALAPRAWYASSDARSLSLNGSWRFRLSATADAEDDSFAAEGYDAGGWAEIAVPGHWVLQGDGAFGSPAYTNHLYPFPVDPPRVPTENPTGDHLRVFDLPADWPGPADGGAVLRFDGVDSCARVWLNGTDIGEFKGSRIPHEFAVGHLLRPTGNVLAVRVHQWSAGSYLEDQDQWWLPGIFRDVTLLHRPAGGVLDFFVHASYDHLTGAGTLRVDSDVDGRVVVPALDIDVETGCPVTVPVRPWTAETPALYDGELVTEGERVPLRIGFRTVELADGLIKVNGRPVLFKGVNRHEWHPERGRALDLETMRADVLLMKRHNVNAVRTSHYPPHPAFLDLCDEYGLWVVDECDLETHGFVEQDWRDNPVDDDRWTPALLDRAARMVERDKNHPSVVIWSLGNEAGTGRGLTAMAEWIHGRDTSRLVHYEGDIDCRDTDVYSRMYASHDEVERIGQGLDGGTHRRRALPFILCEYAHAMGNGPGGLADYQKIFEAHERLQGAFVWEWIDHGIEHPRLGLAYGGDFGEELHDGNFVCDGLVLPDRTPSPGLAEFKKVIEPVALTAGDDATLRVTNKQDFAGLCALAFTWAFQVDGETVGSGDLAVPALAAGESADVKLPQPPVLAPAGAETAWTVRAVLAEDTAWADRGHVVAWGQVPVTARALPAVTPTAAPVAGERVVTLGPATFDARTGELRGIGGVDVTGLRLDVWRAPTDNDDGAPWQSDVRYGVLWRELGLHRMRHRLDAVEVGDGALTVRSRVAPAAREVGLSTVYRWVSDGDRVQLTVSVTPEGDWTLPLPRLGIRFGLSAADRVSWFGGGPGEAYPDSRTASALGRWRSTVDALQTPYVRPQENGARADVRWAELGGLRVEGAPEFWFSARRWTTEQLDAAGHLTDLVPGETVWVNLDHGQHGLGSQSCGPGPLPRYFLDVAPAQFSFVFSAVDQSIDSLIDIPTR; via the coding sequence ATGTCTTTCCGCACCACCACCGACGTCGCCTACGTGGAGGACGTCTCCCCGGGCAGCGGGGCGCTCGCGCCCCGCGCCTGGTACGCGTCGTCGGACGCCCGCTCCCTGTCGCTCAACGGGAGCTGGCGATTCCGGCTGTCCGCGACCGCCGACGCCGAGGACGACTCGTTCGCCGCGGAGGGCTACGACGCCGGCGGCTGGGCCGAGATCGCGGTCCCGGGCCACTGGGTCCTCCAGGGCGACGGCGCCTTCGGCTCCCCCGCCTACACCAACCACCTGTACCCCTTCCCGGTGGACCCGCCCCGGGTGCCGACGGAGAACCCGACCGGCGACCACCTGAGGGTCTTCGACCTGCCCGCGGACTGGCCCGGTCCCGCCGACGGCGGAGCCGTCCTGCGCTTCGACGGCGTCGACTCCTGCGCGCGGGTGTGGCTGAACGGCACGGACATCGGCGAGTTCAAGGGGTCCCGGATACCGCACGAGTTCGCGGTCGGCCACCTGCTCAGGCCGACGGGCAACGTCCTCGCGGTCCGGGTCCACCAGTGGTCGGCGGGCTCCTACCTGGAGGACCAGGACCAGTGGTGGCTGCCGGGCATCTTCCGTGACGTCACACTGCTGCACCGCCCGGCCGGCGGCGTCCTCGACTTCTTCGTGCACGCCTCCTACGACCACCTCACGGGCGCCGGCACCCTGCGCGTCGACTCCGACGTCGACGGGCGGGTGGTCGTGCCGGCCCTGGACATCGATGTCGAGACCGGATGCCCGGTCACGGTGCCGGTGCGGCCGTGGACGGCGGAGACCCCGGCGCTGTACGACGGCGAACTGGTGACCGAGGGCGAGCGGGTGCCGCTGCGCATCGGTTTCCGTACCGTCGAACTCGCGGACGGCCTGATCAAGGTCAACGGCCGGCCCGTCCTCTTCAAGGGCGTCAACCGGCACGAGTGGCACCCGGAGCGGGGGCGGGCCCTGGACCTGGAGACCATGCGCGCCGACGTGCTGCTGATGAAGCGGCACAACGTCAACGCGGTCCGCACCTCGCACTACCCGCCCCACCCGGCCTTCCTCGACCTGTGCGACGAGTACGGGCTGTGGGTCGTCGACGAGTGCGACCTGGAGACCCACGGGTTCGTGGAGCAGGACTGGCGCGACAACCCCGTCGACGACGACCGCTGGACTCCCGCCCTGCTGGACCGCGCCGCCCGCATGGTCGAGCGCGACAAGAACCACCCCTCGGTCGTCATCTGGTCCCTGGGCAACGAGGCGGGCACCGGGCGCGGCCTGACCGCCATGGCCGAGTGGATCCACGGCCGCGACACCTCACGCCTCGTGCACTACGAGGGCGACATCGACTGCCGTGACACGGACGTCTACTCCCGCATGTACGCCTCCCACGACGAGGTGGAGCGGATCGGGCAGGGCCTGGACGGCGGCACCCACCGGCGCCGCGCCCTGCCGTTCATCCTGTGCGAGTACGCCCACGCCATGGGCAACGGGCCCGGCGGACTGGCCGACTACCAGAAGATCTTCGAGGCGCACGAGCGTCTCCAGGGCGCCTTCGTGTGGGAGTGGATCGACCACGGCATCGAGCACCCGCGGCTGGGACTCGCCTACGGCGGCGACTTCGGCGAGGAGCTGCACGACGGGAACTTCGTCTGCGACGGTCTCGTCCTGCCCGACCGCACCCCCTCCCCCGGCCTGGCCGAGTTCAAGAAGGTGATCGAACCGGTCGCCCTGACGGCCGGTGACGACGCCACTCTCCGCGTCACCAACAAGCAGGACTTCGCCGGACTCTGCGCCCTCGCCTTCACCTGGGCGTTCCAGGTCGACGGCGAGACCGTCGGCTCGGGCGACCTGGCGGTGCCCGCCCTCGCGGCCGGCGAGTCGGCCGACGTGAAGCTGCCGCAGCCGCCCGTCCTCGCCCCGGCGGGCGCGGAGACGGCGTGGACCGTGCGGGCCGTACTGGCCGAGGACACCGCCTGGGCCGACCGGGGCCATGTGGTGGCCTGGGGCCAGGTGCCGGTGACCGCCCGGGCGTTGCCGGCGGTGACCCCGACCGCGGCACCGGTGGCCGGCGAGCGGGTCGTCACGCTGGGCCCGGCGACCTTCGACGCCCGCACCGGTGAGCTGCGCGGCATCGGCGGGGTGGACGTGACGGGGCTGCGCCTGGACGTGTGGCGGGCGCCCACCGACAACGACGACGGAGCGCCCTGGCAGTCGGACGTCCGGTACGGCGTGCTCTGGCGCGAACTGGGCCTGCACCGGATGCGGCACCGGCTGGACGCGGTCGAGGTCGGGGACGGCGCGCTGACGGTGCGCAGCCGGGTGGCGCCCGCCGCCCGCGAGGTGGGGCTGTCGACGGTGTACCGGTGGGTCTCGGACGGCGACCGTGTCCAGCTGACGGTGTCCGTCACCCCGGAGGGCGACTGGACCCTCCCGCTCCCGAGGCTGGGCATCCGCTTCGGGCTGTCCGCGGCCGACCGGGTGTCCTGGTTCGGCGGTGGCCCCGGCGAGGCGTATCCGGACAGCAGGACGGCGTCCGCGCTCGGCCGCTGGCGGTCCACGGTCGACGCCCTCCAGACGCCGTACGTCCGGCCCCAGGAGAACGGCGCCCGCGCCGACGTCCGCTGGGCGGAGCTCGGCGGCCTGCGCGTCGAGGGCGCCCCGGAGTTCTGGTTCAGCGCCCGGCGGTGGACGACCGAACAGCTGGACGCGGCCGGGCACCTGACGGACCTGGTGCCGGGAGAGACGGTGTGGGTCAACCTCGACCACGGTCAGCACGGCCTGGGTTCGCAGTCCTGCGGCCCGGGCCCCCTGCCGCGCTACTTCCTCGACGTGGCGCCCGCGCAGTTCTCGTTCGTCTTCTCCGCGGTCGATCAATCGATCGACAGTTTGATCGACATTCCGACACGGTGA
- a CDS encoding ATP-binding cassette domain-containing protein, producing MIGSIEVRGLSRTFHTTVRRPGLVGGLRSLVDPERVARHAVRDITFDVAAGELLALLGPNGAGKSTTIKMLTGILTPTAGEARVAGVVPYRERERNARNIGAVFGQRTQLWWDLPVRESFAVLRDIYEVPKAEHTARLREFDTLLDLSSFWDTRVRHLSLGQRVRCDLAAALLHDPPVVFLDEPTIGMDVVVKEQVREFLRHQVEQRGRTVLLTTHDMTEVERLAERVVLINHGRVVLDGTLDEIRRRFGSTWQVRATLADPRGTVAALPGIAVLRHEGGRVVFGPDGPGAPTVHQALKAVIERYEVTDVALDEAELEDVMRAAYVQAGDA from the coding sequence GTGATCGGCAGCATCGAGGTGCGCGGCCTGTCCCGCACGTTCCACACCACCGTCCGCCGCCCCGGCCTCGTCGGCGGTCTGCGCTCCCTGGTCGACCCCGAGCGGGTTGCCCGGCACGCCGTCCGCGACATCACCTTCGACGTCGCCGCGGGTGAACTCCTCGCCCTCCTCGGCCCGAACGGCGCGGGCAAGTCCACGACCATCAAGATGCTCACCGGCATCCTCACGCCCACGGCCGGCGAGGCGCGTGTCGCGGGCGTGGTCCCCTACCGCGAGCGGGAGCGCAACGCCCGCAACATCGGCGCCGTGTTCGGGCAGCGCACACAGCTGTGGTGGGACCTGCCGGTGCGCGAGTCGTTCGCCGTCCTGCGCGACATCTACGAGGTGCCGAAGGCGGAACACACGGCCCGGCTGCGGGAGTTCGACACGCTGCTCGACCTGTCGTCCTTCTGGGACACCCGGGTGCGTCATCTGTCCCTCGGCCAGCGCGTGCGCTGCGACCTCGCGGCGGCGCTGCTGCACGACCCGCCCGTCGTCTTCCTCGACGAGCCGACGATCGGGATGGACGTGGTGGTGAAGGAACAGGTCCGTGAGTTCCTGCGTCACCAGGTCGAACAGCGCGGCCGTACCGTCCTGCTGACCACGCACGACATGACGGAGGTCGAGCGGCTCGCCGAGCGCGTGGTGCTGATCAACCACGGGCGGGTGGTGCTGGACGGCACCCTCGACGAGATCCGCCGCAGGTTCGGCTCCACCTGGCAGGTGCGGGCCACCCTCGCCGACCCGCGCGGCACGGTCGCGGCCCTGCCGGGGATCGCGGTGCTGCGGCACGAGGGCGGCCGGGTCGTGTTCGGCCCGGACGGGCCGGGCGCGCCCACGGTGCACCAGGCCCTGAAGGCGGTCATCGAACGGTACGAGGTCACCGACGTCGCGCTGGACGAGGCGGAGCTGGAGGACGTGATGCGGGCCGCGTACGTGCAGGCGGGCGACGCGTGA
- a CDS encoding ABC transporter permease has translation MTAALLRLTVQVVLVASLWHGLYAGTGTTAGLSRDQAVTYAVLAVLASRLRELDQYTGRDTVIQHMHFGTIVYWYLRPLPPRRYYALRALGEQLYGFAWAAVGYAVCLAAGVVRPPASAAVAAVFALSLLLGQWILYYVLLAIDQLCFFTLRNNAAMLILLFAQNLLSGVYAPLWFFPDWFVTLSGFLPFQATLSVPLSLYVGRIPLSGAVAALSLQAVWVVVLALFTRLVWRRAARQVISQGG, from the coding sequence ATGACCGCCGCCCTGCTGCGGCTCACCGTCCAGGTGGTGCTGGTGGCGTCCCTGTGGCACGGCCTGTACGCCGGTACGGGGACCACGGCCGGGCTGAGCCGCGACCAGGCGGTCACCTACGCCGTACTGGCCGTGCTGGCGTCCCGGCTGCGGGAGCTGGACCAGTACACGGGCCGCGACACCGTCATCCAGCACATGCACTTCGGCACCATCGTCTACTGGTACCTGCGCCCGCTGCCGCCCCGGCGGTACTACGCCCTGCGCGCGCTGGGCGAGCAGCTCTACGGGTTCGCGTGGGCGGCGGTGGGGTACGCCGTCTGTCTCGCCGCCGGTGTGGTGCGCCCGCCCGCGTCGGCCGCCGTGGCCGCGGTGTTCGCGCTGAGTCTGCTGCTCGGCCAGTGGATCCTGTACTACGTCCTGCTCGCCATCGACCAGCTGTGTTTCTTCACCCTGCGCAACAACGCGGCGATGCTCATCCTGCTGTTCGCGCAGAACCTGCTGTCCGGGGTGTACGCGCCGCTGTGGTTCTTCCCCGACTGGTTCGTGACGCTCAGCGGCTTCCTGCCGTTCCAGGCCACCCTGAGCGTCCCCCTCTCGCTCTACGTCGGCCGCATCCCGCTGTCCGGCGCCGTGGCGGCGCTGTCGCTCCAGGCCGTGTGGGTCGTGGTGCTGGCCCTGTTCACCCGGCTGGTGTGGCGGCGCGCCGCCCGGCAGGTCATCTCGCAGGGAGGCTGA
- a CDS encoding ABC transporter permease, with amino-acid sequence MRTVRLAWRITRLNFRAQLEYRSEFLMMVAIGAVWQVSVIVFATVLLTRFTGMGGWDSSDVLLIPATRMLAHGLFVLFLGRMHGIGYFIQEGRIDTCLVRPMPVHLQVQLRAFPTNALGDLTVAVGLMAGALGRSGLDWTAGRVSYLVVAVLGGMLLEAALFTVVASAALRFPAADYWGSWLEELLGTFGSYPLNVLPKAVGGFLTYGLPLAFVAYFPAAVLTGHGEGTGVPYWLAAASPLLGLLAYVGSRLLWRWSLRHYTGVNG; translated from the coding sequence CTGAGGACCGTACGTCTCGCGTGGCGCATCACGCGGCTGAACTTCCGCGCCCAGCTGGAGTACCGCTCCGAGTTCCTGATGATGGTCGCGATCGGCGCCGTCTGGCAGGTGTCGGTGATCGTGTTCGCGACGGTGCTGCTGACCCGCTTCACGGGGATGGGCGGCTGGGACAGCTCGGACGTGCTGCTGATCCCGGCGACCCGGATGCTCGCCCACGGCCTGTTCGTCCTCTTCCTCGGGCGCATGCACGGGATCGGCTACTTCATCCAGGAGGGCAGGATCGACACGTGTCTGGTGCGGCCCATGCCGGTCCATCTCCAGGTGCAGCTGAGGGCGTTCCCCACCAACGCCCTCGGTGATCTGACCGTCGCGGTGGGGCTGATGGCCGGGGCCCTCGGTCGCAGCGGGCTCGACTGGACGGCGGGCCGCGTCTCGTACCTGGTCGTGGCCGTGCTCGGCGGCATGCTGCTGGAGGCCGCCCTGTTCACGGTGGTCGCCTCGGCCGCCCTGCGCTTCCCGGCCGCCGACTACTGGGGCAGCTGGCTGGAGGAGCTGCTCGGCACGTTCGGCAGCTACCCGCTCAACGTGCTGCCCAAGGCGGTGGGCGGCTTCCTCACCTACGGCCTCCCGCTCGCGTTCGTCGCGTACTTCCCGGCAGCCGTGCTGACCGGCCACGGCGAGGGCACCGGCGTCCCCTACTGGCTGGCGGCGGCCTCTCCCCTGCTGGGCCTGCTCGCCTATGTCGGCTCCCGGCTGCTGTGGCGGTGGAGCCTGCGGCACTACACCGGGGTGAACGGCTGA